The Enteractinococcus fodinae genome has a segment encoding these proteins:
- a CDS encoding MGMT family protein, producing the protein MDEATHERIRNTIARVPKGHVASYGDIAALAGAPSPRIVGWVLKEDGGDLPWHRIVRNDGTVAKPQQFDLLRDEGLQIPGNRIDMERYRWDPEA; encoded by the coding sequence ATGGACGAGGCAACGCACGAACGGATCCGCAACACCATTGCCCGCGTGCCCAAGGGCCACGTGGCATCCTATGGCGACATTGCCGCGCTCGCGGGCGCTCCGAGCCCGCGGATCGTTGGATGGGTATTGAAAGAAGACGGGGGCGATCTGCCCTGGCATCGCATTGTGCGCAACGACGGTACGGTCGCTAAACCGCAACAGTTCGATTTGCTGCGCGACGAAGGCCTCCAGATCCCAGGCAACAGAATCGACATGGAGCGATACCGGTGGGATCCGGAGGCATAA
- a CDS encoding YrzE family protein, whose product MTETNPTSRSGRDPVTPDHGGGDHAATSGEHGATAVGATGNTDRVGRTDRVEHHDHTTRDSFIGTDEPAPRRTNVSWGAIFAGVVTFIALVFVFGLVSIGLGLEEAGGTAVGIWSAIAVIVALGIAGFVSGMLSIRAGFLHGIATWATSLVATLVLVGWVGASVLGALGGAVGNLTQGALQQTEITTEDLGNAADEADVDQQDLEQAQQEAEDTAQQAQDDLATSAWWSVAGLLIGAVVAGFAGAGGSRSVHTRHEDDVTRTPVR is encoded by the coding sequence ATGACAGAAACGAACCCGACATCTCGTAGCGGCAGAGACCCAGTAACACCCGATCACGGCGGTGGTGACCATGCCGCGACATCGGGAGAGCACGGCGCAACGGCAGTCGGCGCGACTGGTAACACTGACAGAGTGGGCCGCACTGACAGAGTGGAACACCACGATCACACCACCCGCGATTCGTTCATCGGTACTGATGAACCAGCGCCGCGACGCACGAACGTCTCCTGGGGTGCGATCTTCGCCGGCGTGGTGACGTTCATTGCGTTGGTCTTTGTATTCGGTTTGGTCAGCATCGGCCTCGGCTTAGAAGAAGCCGGAGGTACAGCGGTCGGAATTTGGAGCGCAATTGCAGTAATTGTTGCTCTGGGGATCGCCGGGTTCGTCTCCGGTATGCTGTCCATCCGAGCTGGCTTCCTGCACGGTATCGCCACCTGGGCAACCTCCCTGGTAGCGACCCTCGTGCTCGTGGGCTGGGTCGGCGCTAGCGTACTCGGTGCACTCGGGGGTGCCGTAGGTAACCTTACCCAGGGAGCCCTGCAGCAAACCGAAATCACCACCGAAGACCTTGGCAATGCTGCTGACGAAGCAGACGTAGATCAGCAGGATCTGGAGCAAGCTCAGCAAGAAGCTGAGGACACTGCTCAGCAAGCCCAAGATGATCTGGCAACCAGCGCCTGGTGGAGTGTCGCCGGTCTATTGATTGGTGCTGTCGTCGCAGGATTTGCAGGTGCCGGTGGTTCGCGAAGCGTCCACACCCGTCACGAAGATGATGTGACCCGCACACCAGTGCGATAA
- a CDS encoding aldehyde dehydrogenase family protein has protein sequence MSLNLTTYEDLLSAITVDDGQAVHDPATGEFIGNTKMSTTDDVDAAVARAREAQQSWGALPDAERSQYLHKAADAVKESAEALAHILAREVGKPLNGPNARFEAGACEAWLRANADFEIQEEVLVEDDSGKAILSYVPIGVVGAIGPWNWPMMISIWQLAPSLRMGNTVVMKPSEHTPLSVQALVAVLNRVLPEHVLQVVPGAGDIGQAVSEHPDIDKIMFTGSTKTGQAIMRSAAADMKRVTLELGGNDAGIVLDDINVDEMAQDIFWGAFINTGQTCAALKRLYVPAAIYDELVEALAKIASETPMGQGVSEENVLGPLQNEAQRKIVADLVEEARKAGANIVTGGNPDDDQPGYFYPATIVSDIDQHNPLVQIEQFGPALPIIKYDDLDQAIEWANELDVGLGSSVWSSDEQRAREVANRLIAGTTWINKHGAVDPRVPFGGVKKSGMGLEFGVEGLKQVALPKVTAL, from the coding sequence ATGTCCCTAAATCTCACGACCTATGAAGATTTACTGTCTGCCATTACCGTTGACGACGGTCAAGCGGTCCACGACCCAGCCACGGGCGAGTTCATTGGCAACACCAAGATGTCAACGACCGATGATGTCGATGCGGCTGTCGCTAGGGCGCGGGAGGCGCAGCAATCCTGGGGTGCACTACCAGATGCTGAACGGTCCCAGTACCTGCACAAGGCAGCTGATGCGGTCAAGGAATCTGCCGAAGCCTTGGCCCACATCTTGGCGCGCGAAGTCGGCAAACCCTTAAACGGTCCCAACGCCCGGTTTGAAGCCGGCGCTTGCGAAGCGTGGTTGCGAGCGAATGCCGACTTCGAGATTCAAGAAGAAGTCCTGGTGGAGGATGACTCCGGCAAGGCCATCCTGTCGTATGTGCCCATCGGCGTGGTCGGAGCAATCGGCCCTTGGAACTGGCCGATGATGATTTCCATCTGGCAGCTGGCCCCATCACTGCGGATGGGTAATACCGTGGTGATGAAACCTTCGGAACACACCCCGTTGTCTGTCCAAGCCCTGGTGGCCGTCCTGAACCGAGTGCTGCCAGAACACGTCTTGCAGGTCGTGCCCGGTGCCGGCGATATTGGGCAAGCGGTTTCCGAACACCCCGATATCGACAAAATCATGTTCACCGGCTCTACCAAGACCGGCCAGGCCATCATGCGCAGCGCGGCGGCAGACATGAAACGCGTGACGCTGGAACTTGGCGGCAACGATGCCGGGATCGTGCTCGACGATATCAACGTCGACGAAATGGCTCAGGATATTTTCTGGGGCGCATTCATCAATACCGGCCAGACCTGTGCAGCACTGAAACGGCTCTACGTACCTGCTGCGATCTACGACGAACTTGTCGAAGCGCTGGCCAAGATCGCCTCCGAAACTCCGATGGGCCAGGGAGTGTCTGAGGAAAACGTCTTGGGCCCGCTCCAGAACGAAGCGCAGCGGAAGATCGTGGCTGATCTCGTCGAAGAAGCTCGCAAGGCCGGTGCCAACATTGTCACCGGAGGCAACCCTGATGATGATCAGCCCGGGTATTTTTACCCGGCAACGATTGTTTCCGACATTGACCAGCACAACCCGCTGGTCCAGATTGAACAATTCGGTCCAGCCCTGCCCATTATCAAATACGACGACCTGGATCAGGCCATCGAGTGGGCCAACGAACTCGACGTCGGACTGGGGTCCTCCGTCTGGTCTTCCGATGAACAACGCGCCCGTGAAGTCGCCAATCGGCTGATCGCCGGCACCACCTGGATTAACAAACACGGTGCGGTCGATCCACGCGTGCCCTTTGGTGGCGTCAAAAAATCCGGGATGGGCCTGGAATTTGGGGTCGAGGGGCTCAAGCAGGTCGCCCTACCCAAGGTCACCGCACTGTAA
- a CDS encoding phage holin family protein codes for MNPRNVNPSGPEAGQPDTTGRYHGATEAPESEEEQRARTESLGEMFSRLSKDLSTLFRQEVQLAKAEATQSAKQAGAGIGMLVGAAIGALLLLIFLSTALMWALGSVMHLGWAALIVAAVWAIIAGILALVGKKKLEEIQGLPKTQETVEDIPATLNPTKETP; via the coding sequence ATGAATCCGCGAAACGTGAATCCAAGTGGACCAGAAGCGGGGCAACCGGACACCACAGGGCGTTACCACGGTGCAACCGAGGCCCCCGAATCGGAAGAAGAGCAGAGGGCTCGAACTGAGTCGTTAGGGGAGATGTTCTCCCGGCTGTCCAAAGATCTCAGCACGCTCTTCCGCCAGGAAGTTCAATTAGCAAAGGCCGAAGCAACTCAATCGGCGAAACAAGCAGGTGCAGGTATCGGCATGCTGGTCGGTGCCGCAATTGGGGCACTGCTGTTGCTGATCTTCCTATCGACCGCCCTGATGTGGGCTTTAGGAAGTGTCATGCACCTGGGCTGGGCAGCGCTAATCGTCGCTGCAGTGTGGGCCATTATTGCTGGCATCTTAGCCCTGGTGGGTAAGAAGAAACTCGAGGAGATTCAAGGACTGCCTAAAACGCAGGAGACCGTTGAGGACATCCCCGCCACGCTTAATCCAACGAAGGAGACCCCATGA
- the acs gene encoding acetate--CoA ligase produces the protein MPNGLPGPLPQAIVDAADPDVNPGRAPHQAHHRPDATGNQVDEAHRMAYWEAAANRLRWDTPFETIHSWTKPDAESQRGPEARWFADGKLNVAENCVDRHVAAGHGDKVALYFEGEPGDRRAVTYRDLLQEVSQTAHALTELGIKAGDRVVVYLPVIVETVVIALACARIGAVHSLVFGGFSADALKFRVEDTGAKLLVTSDGQFRRGKAVHVKAAADEAVAGDNNIEHVLVINRTGHTDIPWTTGRDVWWDDIVTKQPTEHTCEYFDAEHPLFIMYTSGTTGQPKGLVHTSGGYLTHASVTYDFLFANPDVSQRDADVHWCTADLAWVTAHTYEIYGPLSNGATQVIYEGVPNAPHTSRHFEVIERYGVTSYYTAPTLLRSLMGWHENGPSADYDLSSIRLIGTVGEAVNPEAWQWARTHIGRDTPEGVPMVDTWWQSETGATVISPRQTDTTFKPGSGSRPLPGVNVAVVDDAGKPADTNEQGVIVVTRPGPGAARTVWGNPQRFYTSYWQDYHWTEDGRGWFLAGDGAKTDQDDDIWILGRIDDVINISGHRLSTIEIESALVSHPNVIEAGVTPVPHPKTGHCAIAFVVPRGEFNDEAAKHELTQLVAKQIGPVAKPNDIVFVPDVPKTRSGKIMRRLLTQLYTGDTLGDTTSLQNEPAVDSIAKVLQHRS, from the coding sequence TTGCCAAATGGGCTGCCGGGTCCTCTGCCCCAGGCGATCGTGGATGCCGCAGACCCGGACGTGAATCCCGGTCGAGCACCGCACCAGGCCCACCATCGTCCTGATGCGACCGGCAACCAGGTCGATGAAGCACACCGGATGGCGTATTGGGAAGCCGCCGCCAACCGCCTGCGCTGGGATACGCCCTTTGAGACGATCCATTCCTGGACTAAACCGGACGCGGAATCTCAGCGTGGCCCCGAAGCCCGCTGGTTTGCCGACGGAAAGCTCAACGTGGCCGAGAACTGCGTGGACCGACACGTAGCGGCCGGGCATGGCGACAAGGTTGCGCTGTATTTTGAGGGTGAACCCGGTGATCGCCGTGCCGTCACGTACCGAGACCTGCTCCAAGAAGTCTCCCAAACCGCTCATGCGTTGACTGAACTGGGCATCAAGGCTGGCGACCGCGTGGTTGTTTACCTGCCGGTGATTGTCGAAACCGTGGTCATTGCCCTGGCTTGCGCCCGAATCGGCGCAGTCCATTCGCTGGTCTTTGGTGGGTTTTCTGCCGACGCGCTCAAGTTCCGGGTCGAAGATACCGGCGCCAAACTGCTGGTCACCTCCGACGGGCAATTCCGGCGCGGTAAGGCGGTACACGTCAAAGCAGCCGCCGATGAAGCCGTGGCCGGGGACAACAATATCGAACACGTGCTCGTCATCAACCGCACGGGTCACACTGACATTCCGTGGACCACAGGCCGCGATGTCTGGTGGGACGATATCGTCACCAAACAACCCACCGAGCATACCTGTGAGTATTTCGACGCCGAACACCCGCTGTTTATTATGTACACTTCGGGCACGACGGGTCAGCCCAAAGGACTTGTCCACACTTCTGGCGGGTATCTGACCCACGCTTCGGTGACCTATGATTTTCTATTCGCCAACCCAGACGTCTCCCAACGTGATGCCGATGTGCACTGGTGCACCGCGGATCTGGCCTGGGTCACCGCCCACACCTACGAGATCTACGGGCCACTGTCCAACGGTGCGACTCAGGTGATCTACGAGGGTGTACCCAATGCCCCGCATACTTCGCGGCATTTCGAGGTCATTGAACGCTACGGGGTGACCAGCTACTACACCGCACCAACACTGTTGCGTTCGTTGATGGGATGGCACGAAAACGGCCCGTCTGCGGACTATGATTTGTCATCCATCCGGCTGATCGGCACCGTCGGGGAAGCCGTCAACCCGGAAGCCTGGCAGTGGGCTCGCACCCATATCGGCCGAGACACCCCGGAAGGTGTGCCAATGGTGGATACGTGGTGGCAGTCCGAAACCGGCGCGACCGTCATTTCACCACGCCAGACTGATACCACCTTCAAACCTGGTTCGGGATCACGGCCCCTACCGGGCGTAAACGTCGCGGTCGTCGATGACGCTGGAAAGCCTGCGGACACCAATGAGCAGGGCGTCATCGTCGTAACCCGCCCCGGCCCCGGCGCCGCCCGGACGGTATGGGGCAACCCGCAACGCTTCTACACATCGTACTGGCAGGACTATCACTGGACAGAAGACGGCCGTGGCTGGTTCCTTGCCGGCGACGGGGCCAAAACCGATCAAGATGATGACATCTGGATCCTGGGACGCATCGATGACGTGATCAACATTTCGGGCCACCGACTATCGACCATTGAGATTGAATCAGCATTGGTTTCCCATCCAAATGTGATCGAAGCTGGCGTCACCCCGGTACCCCACCCCAAGACCGGGCACTGCGCTATCGCCTTCGTCGTGCCACGCGGTGAGTTCAACGATGAGGCCGCAAAACACGAACTGACACAGCTGGTTGCCAAACAGATTGGTCCGGTCGCAAAACCCAACGACATCGTTTTCGTTCCTGACGTTCCGAAGACGCGTTCCGGCAAGATCATGCGTCGACTGCTGACCCAGCTCTACACGGGTGACACGCTGGGTGATACCACCTCACTGCAAAATGAACCGGCCGTCGACAGCATCGCTAAAGTCTTACAGCACCGCTCCTAA
- a CDS encoding PRC and DUF2382 domain-containing protein, whose product MTQNFNLENLDDATVYDQDNEKVGTVKEIYLDDQTDEPRFATVSTGLFGLKETFVPLDAAQPIADGDLKVPFTKDFIKDAPNIDPDGHLEPSEEREIFEYYGLTTTGGAGTNAPAAGGPAAGAPAAGAPTAGDPVAAAEGGEQAVAREEHLKVGKEDHVAGKARLRKRVVTEREQVDVPVEREELVVEREPVDPNSPQARAGAGSLDNAQETDETITLHEERPVVDKETVATEKVNVGKRKVVDTETVGDEVRKEKIDVETDDVTRGDRDTNR is encoded by the coding sequence ATGACACAGAACTTCAATCTCGAGAACCTTGACGACGCAACTGTTTACGACCAGGACAACGAAAAGGTCGGAACCGTCAAAGAAATCTACCTTGATGATCAAACGGATGAACCTCGTTTCGCGACCGTGAGCACAGGCTTATTTGGTCTGAAAGAAACCTTCGTCCCACTCGATGCGGCTCAGCCCATTGCAGATGGCGACCTCAAGGTGCCGTTCACCAAAGACTTCATCAAAGATGCGCCAAACATCGATCCTGATGGTCACCTTGAACCATCCGAAGAGCGCGAAATCTTCGAATACTACGGTCTGACCACCACCGGTGGCGCTGGCACCAATGCACCTGCAGCAGGTGGCCCAGCAGCCGGCGCGCCAGCAGCAGGAGCACCGACAGCTGGTGATCCTGTCGCAGCAGCTGAAGGCGGCGAACAGGCCGTTGCCCGCGAAGAACACCTCAAAGTTGGCAAGGAGGACCACGTCGCTGGCAAGGCTCGCCTACGCAAACGTGTTGTCACCGAACGCGAGCAGGTCGATGTGCCAGTCGAACGTGAAGAACTCGTTGTAGAACGTGAACCAGTCGATCCTAACTCGCCACAGGCTCGTGCCGGTGCGGGTTCTTTGGATAACGCCCAAGAGACTGACGAAACCATCACGCTGCACGAAGAACGTCCAGTCGTCGATAAAGAAACTGTCGCGACCGAGAAGGTCAACGTTGGCAAGCGCAAGGTCGTTGACACAGAAACTGTTGGCGATGAAGTCCGCAAAGAGAAGATCGACGTGGAAACAGACGATGTGACTCGCGGAGATCGCGACACCAATCGCTAA
- a CDS encoding DUF3618 domain-containing protein: MTNNPEEIRTDIEQTRSELGRDVDALAEKVDPSKAVDRQKDRIRDRFRNAREAVMGSPDSGNQSDSNSGALQQASDQLSHLGDQAGEAVQNIPDKVTSGTRGNPLAAGLIAFGAGLLASSLIPSSRMEQEAAEKVKDRAAPLVEEAKSAAQEAGEHLKPQAQEAAQAVKDTAAEGAEHVKQDSKEHAQDLKDDSQRAARDVRDSTSEA; encoded by the coding sequence ATGACCAACAATCCTGAGGAAATCCGCACCGATATCGAACAAACTCGTTCCGAACTCGGTCGAGACGTAGATGCCCTGGCAGAAAAAGTCGATCCCAGCAAGGCTGTAGACCGCCAGAAAGACCGCATCCGGGATCGTTTCCGGAACGCACGAGAAGCAGTGATGGGTTCGCCAGATTCTGGCAACCAGAGCGACTCAAACTCTGGCGCATTACAGCAGGCTTCCGATCAGTTGTCTCATCTTGGAGATCAGGCTGGTGAAGCAGTGCAAAACATCCCGGACAAGGTGACCTCTGGGACTCGCGGCAACCCGCTAGCTGCAGGGCTGATTGCCTTTGGGGCAGGGCTGTTGGCGTCATCGCTAATTCCTTCGTCTCGTATGGAACAGGAGGCCGCCGAGAAGGTGAAGGATCGTGCTGCTCCTCTTGTAGAAGAAGCCAAATCAGCCGCGCAAGAAGCTGGTGAGCACCTCAAACCGCAAGCGCAAGAAGCAGCCCAAGCTGTGAAAGACACCGCAGCTGAAGGGGCCGAACATGTCAAACAAGACAGCAAAGAGCATGCGCAGGATCTGAAAGACGATTCTCAGCGGGCTGCCCGGGATGTCAGGGATTCAACCAGCGAAGCCTAA
- a CDS encoding type III PLP-dependent enzyme domain-containing protein, with translation MTTSGTRIATQRHTAVEQLAPVLSDANPVLGVIDFNVLDQLIEHLHEVYTEDWIRHTIAVGTMSLPGVLEHFRARGLGVQTASATELEIAQHSGIPLSEVVHNAPVKTLTQLRDITDAELSFSVDNFAELTRVDGLLQDPHNYEGSIGLRVTPQASAEDDATTCAHMGIGLRDHRNDLFETFLERSWLTQLHVSFDTPPTSLQQTAEQVAAVYQFAEDIEHAAGAQRIFRLYFPAGIPVNVVSDEVQPTFDNHRFVHHAMMPELFDSKYEIVSEISAPLTAKAGMILARVEYTKDLDGRMIAVIHADAQYQPESIRVAAYDSDGRYKDDLQHYYYDLAGPTGLVAQRVELPELEAGDIVAILDVGATAFSMTAAFTAPVYGIRADGLLTESSILNAGRSTADLAKAAGIYQPTKLLHYPADTM, from the coding sequence ATGACGACTTCAGGAACTCGCATCGCAACGCAACGCCACACCGCGGTGGAACAGCTGGCCCCGGTGCTCTCCGATGCCAACCCGGTCTTAGGTGTCATCGATTTCAACGTCCTCGACCAACTGATCGAACATCTTCACGAGGTCTACACCGAAGACTGGATTCGCCACACCATCGCCGTGGGCACGATGAGCCTGCCCGGCGTGCTGGAACACTTCCGCGCTCGCGGGCTCGGCGTCCAGACCGCCTCGGCAACCGAGTTGGAGATTGCCCAGCACTCCGGCATACCGCTGTCTGAAGTTGTGCATAACGCGCCGGTCAAAACCCTGACGCAGCTGCGCGATATCACCGATGCAGAACTGAGTTTCAGTGTCGATAACTTTGCTGAGCTAACCCGAGTCGATGGGCTGCTTCAAGACCCACACAACTATGAAGGCTCAATCGGTTTACGCGTTACACCCCAAGCATCCGCTGAGGACGACGCGACTACATGCGCTCACATGGGTATCGGGCTGCGCGATCACCGCAACGATTTATTCGAGACGTTTTTGGAACGCAGTTGGTTGACGCAACTTCACGTCAGTTTTGATACGCCACCAACCTCGCTGCAGCAAACCGCCGAGCAGGTCGCTGCCGTCTATCAATTCGCAGAAGATATTGAGCACGCCGCCGGGGCACAGCGGATCTTCCGGTTGTACTTCCCCGCCGGTATCCCGGTCAATGTCGTCTCGGATGAAGTTCAACCAACCTTCGACAACCACCGGTTCGTGCACCACGCGATGATGCCGGAGCTATTCGACAGTAAATACGAAATCGTCAGCGAAATCAGTGCCCCACTGACGGCTAAAGCCGGGATGATCCTGGCGCGCGTCGAATACACCAAAGATCTTGATGGCCGCATGATCGCCGTTATCCACGCCGATGCTCAATATCAGCCCGAAAGCATCCGAGTCGCAGCCTACGATAGCGACGGCCGGTACAAAGACGACCTGCAGCACTATTATTATGATCTTGCCGGACCCACCGGGCTGGTGGCCCAACGGGTTGAACTGCCCGAGCTGGAAGCCGGCGATATCGTGGCAATCCTTGATGTGGGCGCTACCGCATTTAGCATGACAGCAGCGTTTACCGCACCCGTATACGGCATCCGGGCCGATGGGCTGCTGACCGAGTCTTCGATTCTCAACGCCGGCCGCTCCACGGCCGACCTCGCCAAAGCCGCCGGCATCTATCAACCCACGAAGCTCTTGCATTATCCTGCTGACACAATGTGA
- a CDS encoding Rieske 2Fe-2S domain-containing protein yields the protein MFGLSRVVKRIENEKSLDSISKPVAEWVSKVTSPDKIKYALSGSWLGHQLHPPLTDVPIGAWAMASVLDLTGGEQMRPASQRLVALGILSSIPVAITGASDWSDSYGKARRVGTAHALANSMGMEFQIMSWLARRKDRHVLGASLSLIGLGFTGAAGYLGGHLSFDMGVGVNHAAFEKRTNKWTDVAAEEEIQEGQLHRVTVNDTPVVITRHKGDLHAMSATCAHAGGPLDKGEIEGDCIVCPWHQSKFRITDGTPQRGPAGANQPMWQVRAEDGRIAIRSAE from the coding sequence ATGTTTGGATTATCACGAGTTGTCAAACGCATCGAAAACGAGAAATCCCTCGACAGCATCTCGAAGCCCGTTGCCGAATGGGTCTCGAAAGTAACCTCCCCGGACAAAATTAAGTACGCGCTTTCTGGCTCGTGGCTGGGCCACCAACTCCACCCACCACTTACTGATGTTCCGATTGGCGCCTGGGCCATGGCCAGCGTGTTAGACCTCACCGGTGGGGAGCAGATGCGCCCTGCCTCCCAGCGGCTTGTCGCCCTGGGCATCCTGTCCTCGATTCCGGTCGCGATTACCGGTGCATCGGATTGGTCTGATTCCTACGGCAAAGCACGTCGCGTCGGTACGGCGCACGCTCTGGCCAACTCCATGGGGATGGAATTCCAAATCATGTCGTGGTTGGCTCGTCGCAAAGATCGCCATGTGCTGGGTGCCAGCCTCTCGTTGATCGGTCTGGGCTTTACTGGCGCAGCAGGATATCTGGGCGGACACCTCTCCTTCGATATGGGAGTGGGCGTCAACCATGCAGCCTTCGAAAAACGTACCAACAAGTGGACTGATGTGGCAGCAGAAGAGGAGATCCAAGAAGGCCAGCTCCATCGCGTGACCGTCAACGACACTCCCGTCGTGATCACCCGCCACAAAGGTGACCTTCATGCGATGTCAGCCACCTGTGCTCACGCCGGCGGGCCATTGGATAAAGGCGAAATCGAAGGTGACTGCATCGTCTGCCCGTGGCACCAAAGTAAATTCCGTATCACCGACGGGACTCCGCAACGTGGTCCGGCAGGCGCTAACCAGCCGATGTGGCAGGTCCGCGCTGAAGATGGCCGCATCGCCATCCGAAGCGCGGAATAA
- a CDS encoding hypervirulence associated TUDOR domain-containing protein, translating to MGTKFSVGDHVSWNSEAGRVSGKIIKVHTADFDYKGHTRRASEDEPQYEIQSDKTDHIAAHKGSALRKID from the coding sequence ATGGGGACCAAATTTTCCGTCGGAGATCATGTGTCGTGGAATTCCGAGGCGGGTCGAGTCTCGGGGAAGATCATCAAGGTGCACACGGCTGACTTTGACTACAAAGGCCACACCCGCAGAGCCTCCGAGGATGAGCCGCAGTACGAGATCCAAAGCGACAAAACCGACCATATTGCGGCCCATAAAGGCAGCGCCTTACGAAAGATCGATTAG
- a CDS encoding MFS transporter, with protein sequence MNQRSPSSKPLANAFQIYAPSLIYAIGLGAIMPAIATASTRFGASLALAASTVTLIGIGSLMANAPAAQLASRAGERLTMIISAFVGTLGVTLSWAMVAGWFRLEAPVDFAGYTVGILMIGMAGAGFNLARQSYLAVAVPISHRARAMSLLGGMLRIGAFVGPFFGAAAQSVMGLQGAFAVGAVCMGIAVVVSLFIQELVDPNSPPRVESTTTNPIEIVTNPTMTSLAKEHWRILLSSGLGVLCLTALRASRTAVIPLWAEHLGLSPAQASLIYGVAGAVDLIMFYPSGLMMDRKGRRVVAVSCLTGLALGTAVVPLTTSSAWLMVAAVLIGLGNGFGAGIVMTLGADYSPAVGRPKFLALWRLLSDTGMLTGPLLISAVTAISSLAFGVWAIAALGLVGASIFARALPPGPGPVVRSNTPVK encoded by the coding sequence ATGAACCAGCGGTCGCCAAGCTCAAAGCCGCTAGCGAATGCGTTCCAGATCTATGCGCCGTCACTGATCTATGCGATCGGGTTAGGCGCAATTATGCCGGCTATAGCGACAGCGTCGACTCGATTTGGTGCCTCGTTGGCGTTGGCGGCCAGCACGGTCACACTCATCGGTATCGGGTCGCTCATGGCCAACGCGCCAGCTGCTCAGTTGGCCTCCCGTGCCGGCGAACGCCTGACAATGATTATCTCCGCCTTCGTCGGCACGTTGGGCGTGACACTTTCCTGGGCAATGGTGGCCGGTTGGTTCCGGCTCGAAGCACCCGTGGATTTCGCGGGATATACCGTCGGGATCCTCATGATTGGGATGGCCGGAGCCGGGTTCAATCTCGCCCGACAGTCGTATCTTGCGGTGGCGGTGCCGATCTCGCATCGTGCCCGGGCGATGTCGTTACTGGGTGGCATGCTGCGCATCGGCGCCTTCGTTGGTCCATTTTTCGGTGCGGCAGCTCAGTCGGTGATGGGCCTGCAGGGTGCATTCGCGGTTGGTGCAGTGTGCATGGGGATCGCTGTGGTCGTATCCCTGTTTATTCAGGAACTGGTCGACCCGAATTCACCGCCACGCGTGGAATCCACGACCACCAATCCCATCGAAATCGTCACGAACCCGACCATGACATCATTAGCGAAAGAGCACTGGCGGATCCTGTTATCTTCCGGGCTCGGGGTCTTGTGCTTGACGGCGCTGCGCGCCTCACGTACCGCAGTGATCCCGTTGTGGGCGGAACATCTTGGGCTCAGCCCCGCGCAGGCCTCGTTGATTTACGGTGTGGCCGGCGCGGTGGATCTCATCATGTTTTATCCCTCAGGTCTGATGATGGACCGGAAGGGCCGGCGAGTGGTGGCCGTGTCGTGTTTGACCGGGCTGGCACTTGGCACCGCAGTGGTCCCCTTGACCACGTCAAGCGCGTGGTTGATGGTTGCCGCCGTGCTCATTGGGCTGGGCAACGGATTCGGTGCGGGCATAGTCATGACGCTTGGCGCTGACTACTCCCCCGCTGTCGGACGACCAAAATTCTTAGCTCTGTGGCGGTTGCTTTCAGACACCGGTATGCTGACCGGTCCGCTGCTCATCTCAGCCGTGACGGCCATTTCCTCTCTGGCATTCGGGGTCTGGGCCATCGCTGCGCTTGGACTGGTGGGCGCAAGCATCTTTGCCCGCGCGCTGCCGCCCGGCCCGGGCCCGGTCGTCCGGTCGAACACACCCGTTAAGTAA